Proteins from a single region of Lelliottia sp. JS-SCA-14:
- the fumA gene encoding class I fumarate hydratase FumA — protein sequence MSNKAFYYQNPFPLAHDDTEYYLLTKEHVSVSEFNGQEILQVAPEALTLLAQQAFHDAAFMLRPSHQKQVAAILNDPEASENDKYVALQFLRNSEISAKGVLPTCQDTGTAIIMGKKGQRVWTGGGDEAALSQGVYNTYIEDNLRYSQNAALDMYKEVNTGTNLPAQIDLYSVDGDEYKFLCMAKGGGSANKTYLYQETKALITPAKLKNYLVEKMRSLGTAACPPYHIAFVIGGTSAESTLKTVKLASTRYYDGLPTEGNEHGQAFRDVQLEQELLLEAQNLGLGAQFGGKYFAHDIRVIRLPRHGASCPVGMGVSCSADRNIKAKINRDGIWIEKLEHNPGQYIPESLRQQGEGEVVSINLNQPMSEILAQLSAHPVSTRLSLNGTIIVARDIAHAKLKELLDNGEELPQYVKDHPIYYAGPAKTPEGYASGSLGPTTAGRMDSYVDLLQANGASMVMLAKGNRSQQVTDACHKHGGFYLGSIGGPAAVLAQNSIKSLECVAYPELGMEAIWKIEVENFPAFILVDDKGNDFFQQIQNKQCAGCAQR from the coding sequence ATGTCGAACAAAGCCTTTTACTATCAGAATCCGTTCCCTCTCGCCCATGACGACACCGAATACTACCTGCTGACCAAAGAGCACGTCTCTGTGTCGGAATTCAACGGCCAGGAAATTCTCCAGGTTGCGCCCGAAGCCCTGACGTTACTCGCTCAGCAGGCGTTCCACGACGCGGCCTTTATGCTGCGCCCTTCGCACCAGAAACAGGTTGCGGCGATCCTGAATGATCCGGAAGCCAGCGAGAACGATAAATACGTCGCCCTGCAGTTCCTGCGCAACTCTGAAATCTCGGCCAAAGGCGTGCTGCCGACCTGTCAGGACACTGGTACGGCGATCATCATGGGTAAAAAAGGCCAGCGCGTCTGGACCGGCGGCGGTGACGAAGCAGCCCTGAGCCAGGGCGTGTACAACACCTACATCGAAGATAACCTGCGCTACTCTCAGAACGCCGCGCTGGATATGTATAAAGAGGTGAACACCGGCACCAACCTGCCGGCGCAGATCGACCTCTACAGCGTGGACGGGGATGAGTACAAGTTCCTGTGCATGGCGAAAGGCGGCGGTTCCGCGAACAAAACCTATCTCTATCAGGAAACCAAAGCGCTGATCACCCCGGCCAAACTGAAAAATTACCTGGTCGAGAAGATGCGCTCTCTGGGGACAGCGGCCTGCCCTCCTTACCATATCGCCTTTGTGATTGGCGGGACTTCCGCGGAAAGCACGCTGAAAACCGTGAAACTGGCTTCGACTCGCTACTACGACGGCCTGCCGACGGAAGGTAACGAGCACGGTCAGGCGTTCCGCGATGTTCAGCTGGAACAGGAGCTGCTGCTGGAAGCGCAGAACTTAGGCTTAGGCGCGCAGTTCGGCGGGAAATACTTCGCCCACGATATCCGCGTGATCCGCCTCCCGCGCCACGGCGCCTCCTGCCCTGTCGGCATGGGCGTCTCCTGCTCGGCTGACCGTAACATCAAAGCGAAAATCAACCGCGACGGGATCTGGATTGAGAAACTGGAACACAATCCGGGCCAGTACATTCCTGAATCACTGCGTCAGCAGGGTGAAGGCGAAGTGGTCAGCATTAACCTGAACCAGCCGATGAGCGAGATCCTGGCGCAGCTCTCTGCCCATCCGGTTTCGACTCGTCTGTCCCTGAACGGCACCATTATCGTGGCGCGTGATATCGCTCATGCGAAGCTGAAAGAGCTGCTGGATAACGGCGAAGAACTGCCGCAGTACGTGAAAGATCACCCGATCTACTACGCGGGCCCGGCGAAGACCCCAGAAGGTTACGCCTCTGGTTCTTTGGGTCCAACCACCGCGGGTCGTATGGACTCGTATGTGGATTTACTGCAAGCAAACGGCGCAAGCATGGTGATGCTGGCGAAAGGCAACCGCAGCCAGCAGGTGACGGATGCCTGTCATAAGCACGGCGGTTTCTACCTCGGCAGCATCGGCGGCCCGGCAGCGGTGCTGGCGCAGAACAGCATCAAGAGTCTGGAGTGCGTGGCTTATCCTGAACTGGGTATGGAAGCGATCTGGAAAATCGAAGTCGAGAACTTCCCGGCGTTTATCCTGGTGGATGACAAAGGTAACGACTTCTTCCAGCAGATCCAGAACAAGCAGTGCGCGGGTTGTGCGCAGCGCTGA
- the cbl gene encoding HTH-type transcriptional regulator Cbl, whose amino-acid sequence MNFQQLKIIREAARRDYNLTEVANMLYTSQSGVSRHIRELEEELGIEIFIRRGKRLLGMTEPGKALLTIAERILNEASNVRRLADLFTNDASGVLTIATTHTQARYSLPPVIKAFRELFPDVRLELIQGTPQEIEVLLQNGGADIGIASERLSNDPLLVAFPWFRWHHSLLLPVDHPLHQVSPLTLEDIARWPLITYRQGITGRSRIDEAFNRKGLTPDIVLSAQDSDVIKTYVELGLGIGLVAEQSGGERELGDLVRLDTRHLFDANTVWLGLKRGQLQRNYVWRFIELCNAGLSVDEIKRQVMETEEVAIDYQI is encoded by the coding sequence GTGAATTTCCAGCAACTTAAAATTATCCGTGAGGCGGCCAGGCGGGACTACAACCTGACCGAAGTCGCCAACATGCTTTACACCTCTCAGTCAGGCGTCAGCCGCCACATCCGCGAGCTGGAAGAAGAGCTGGGCATCGAGATTTTCATCCGTCGCGGGAAACGTCTGCTGGGGATGACCGAGCCCGGCAAGGCGCTGCTGACCATCGCGGAGCGGATCCTCAACGAAGCCAGCAACGTCCGCCGTCTGGCGGATCTCTTCACCAACGATGCGTCCGGGGTGCTGACCATCGCCACCACCCACACCCAGGCGCGCTACAGTTTGCCGCCGGTGATCAAGGCGTTTCGCGAGCTGTTCCCGGATGTTCGCCTGGAGCTGATTCAGGGCACCCCGCAGGAGATTGAAGTCCTGCTGCAAAACGGCGGGGCGGATATCGGTATCGCCAGTGAACGTCTGAGCAATGACCCGCTGCTGGTGGCGTTCCCCTGGTTCCGCTGGCACCACAGCCTGCTGTTGCCCGTCGACCATCCTCTCCATCAGGTTTCGCCTCTCACCCTCGAAGATATCGCCAGATGGCCGCTGATCACCTATCGGCAGGGCATCACCGGGCGTTCACGCATCGACGAAGCCTTTAACCGCAAAGGGTTAACGCCGGATATCGTGCTCAGCGCGCAGGATTCGGATGTGATCAAAACTTACGTTGAACTCGGACTGGGTATCGGGCTGGTGGCCGAACAGTCGGGCGGCGAACGTGAGCTGGGCGATTTGGTGCGACTGGACACGCGTCATCTGTTTGATGCCAACACCGTCTGGCTGGGGCTCAAGCGTGGACAGCTGCAGCGCAACTACGTCTGGCGCTTTATCGAACTCTGTAACGCCGGGCTGTCGGTGGATGAAATCAAGCGTCAGGTCATGGAGACAGAAGAGGTGGCGATCGATTACCAGATTTGA
- a CDS encoding flavocytochrome c, which produces MSTNERILSPFTLPNGTELKNRLLMAPMTTCTGYYDGTVTSELVEYYRARSGSIGTIIVECCFVDDLGLAFPGAIGIDNDEKIAGLAKIADAIKSKGSKALLQIYHGGRMVDPKLIGGRIPVGPSAVAAPRDGAATPVALTTEEVEGMIGKFGEAVRRAIQAGFDGVEIHGANTYLIQQFYSPNSNQRDDEWGGSRDNRAKFPLAVLEITHKMVRQYADDAFIIGYRFSPEEMEVPGIRFDDTMYLLEKLAARGLDYLHFSVGATLRPSIVDTQDPTPLIEKYCAMRSETLAQIPVMGVGGVVNASDVNEALDHGYDLIAVGRATIAYPDWTDRIGSGETLELFMDSTQREALNIPEPLWRFSLVEAMIRDMSMGESKFKAGVFAETVQDDSNELVINVSLETDRIADIELASGPTQDVEFVASFEEIRSRILDANTPHVDAITGATSQSEAVKKAVSKAMVKSSKVLAAEEGVDPNAARQFDVVVVGSGGAGLAAAIQAHDEGASVLIVEKMPTIGGNTIKASAGMNAAETRFQRVQGIQDSKELFYQESLKGGHNKNNPELLRRFVENAPEAIEWLATRGIMLNGITTTGGMSIERTHRPKDGSAVGGYLISGLVRNVTKRNIDVMLDTSVSDIIFENGEVTGVRLTTEENETVIVSTRSVIMATGGFSANSSMVVKYRPDLDGFVTTNHKGATGGGIALLERLGAATVDMGEIQIHPTVEQNTSYLISESIRGGGAILVSQKGSRFFNEMETRDKVSAQIIALPEKYAYIVFDEHIRAKNKAADEYIAKGLVTSASSPEALAETLGMDKQTFLDTLERYNGFVAKQHDDDFGRTTALRAPINEGPFHAIRIAPGVHHTMGGVTINTDTCVLNSDKQIIPGAFAAGEVVGGIHGGNRIGGNAVADIIIFGTLAGHQAAMRAKQ; this is translated from the coding sequence ATGAGCACTAACGAACGAATTCTTAGTCCTTTCACATTACCGAATGGTACCGAACTCAAAAACCGTCTGTTAATGGCACCGATGACCACCTGTACCGGGTATTACGATGGTACGGTGACCAGCGAGCTGGTGGAATACTACCGCGCCCGCTCCGGCAGCATCGGCACCATCATCGTTGAATGCTGCTTTGTCGACGATCTGGGCCTGGCATTCCCTGGTGCCATCGGCATCGACAACGACGAGAAAATTGCCGGGCTGGCAAAAATTGCCGACGCCATCAAATCCAAAGGCTCAAAAGCGCTGCTGCAGATCTACCACGGTGGCCGCATGGTCGACCCGAAACTGATCGGCGGTCGTATTCCGGTCGGCCCAAGCGCTGTGGCCGCTCCGCGCGACGGCGCCGCCACGCCGGTGGCGTTAACCACTGAAGAAGTCGAAGGCATGATCGGCAAGTTCGGTGAAGCGGTTCGCCGTGCGATTCAGGCCGGCTTCGACGGCGTCGAAATTCACGGCGCAAACACCTATCTGATTCAGCAGTTCTACTCCCCGAACTCCAACCAGCGCGACGACGAGTGGGGCGGGAGCCGCGACAACCGCGCTAAATTCCCGCTGGCAGTACTGGAAATCACCCACAAAATGGTTCGCCAGTACGCGGACGACGCCTTCATTATCGGCTATCGCTTCTCACCGGAAGAGATGGAAGTCCCGGGCATCCGTTTCGACGACACCATGTACCTGCTGGAAAAACTGGCCGCCCGCGGTCTGGACTACCTGCACTTCTCCGTTGGCGCAACGCTGCGCCCGTCCATCGTCGATACGCAAGATCCAACCCCACTCATCGAGAAATATTGCGCCATGCGTTCTGAAACGCTCGCGCAAATTCCGGTGATGGGCGTGGGTGGCGTGGTGAATGCTTCTGACGTTAACGAAGCCCTGGACCACGGTTACGATCTGATTGCCGTGGGCCGCGCGACGATCGCTTATCCGGACTGGACCGACCGCATCGGCTCCGGCGAAACCCTGGAGCTGTTCATGGACAGCACCCAGCGCGAAGCGCTGAACATCCCTGAACCGCTGTGGCGTTTCTCGCTGGTGGAAGCGATGATCCGCGACATGAGCATGGGCGAATCAAAATTCAAAGCGGGCGTGTTTGCTGAAACCGTCCAGGACGACAGCAACGAGCTGGTGATCAACGTCAGCCTTGAAACCGATCGTATCGCCGATATCGAACTGGCGTCCGGCCCGACGCAGGACGTGGAGTTTGTCGCAAGCTTCGAAGAGATCCGCAGCCGCATTCTCGACGCCAACACCCCGCACGTGGACGCCATCACCGGCGCGACCAGCCAGAGCGAAGCGGTGAAAAAAGCCGTATCCAAAGCGATGGTCAAATCCAGCAAAGTACTGGCGGCGGAAGAGGGCGTGGACCCGAACGCTGCCAGACAGTTTGACGTGGTGGTTGTCGGTTCCGGAGGCGCAGGTCTGGCGGCGGCGATTCAGGCGCACGACGAAGGGGCCAGCGTCCTGATCGTGGAGAAAATGCCAACCATCGGCGGGAACACCATTAAAGCTTCTGCCGGGATGAACGCGGCAGAAACCCGCTTCCAGCGCGTACAAGGCATCCAGGACAGCAAAGAGCTGTTCTACCAGGAATCCCTGAAAGGCGGCCACAATAAGAACAACCCGGAACTGCTGCGTCGCTTTGTCGAAAACGCGCCAGAAGCGATTGAATGGCTGGCGACTCGCGGGATCATGCTCAACGGCATCACCACCACCGGTGGGATGAGCATCGAACGTACGCACCGTCCAAAAGATGGCTCTGCGGTGGGCGGATATCTCATCAGCGGCCTGGTGCGTAACGTCACCAAACGCAACATCGACGTGATGCTCGATACTTCCGTCAGCGACATTATTTTTGAAAACGGCGAAGTGACCGGGGTGCGTCTGACCACCGAAGAGAACGAAACGGTGATCGTTTCAACGCGCAGCGTGATCATGGCGACCGGCGGTTTCAGCGCCAACAGCAGCATGGTCGTCAAATATCGCCCGGATCTGGATGGTTTTGTGACCACTAACCACAAAGGTGCCACCGGCGGCGGTATCGCGCTGCTGGAACGTCTCGGTGCGGCGACCGTGGATATGGGTGAAATTCAGATCCACCCAACCGTGGAGCAGAACACTTCGTACCTGATTTCCGAGTCCATCCGTGGCGGCGGCGCAATCCTGGTGAGCCAGAAGGGCAGCCGTTTCTTCAACGAAATGGAGACCCGCGACAAAGTCTCAGCGCAGATCATCGCCCTGCCGGAGAAATACGCCTACATCGTGTTTGATGAGCACATTCGCGCGAAAAACAAAGCGGCGGATGAGTACATCGCCAAAGGTCTGGTGACCAGCGCCAGCTCGCCAGAAGCGCTGGCCGAAACCTTAGGGATGGATAAACAGACCTTCCTCGACACCCTGGAGCGCTACAACGGGTTTGTGGCAAAACAGCACGACGATGATTTTGGTCGCACCACCGCGCTGCGTGCGCCGATCAACGAAGGCCCGTTCCACGCAATTCGGATCGCCCCTGGGGTACACCACACCATGGGCGGCGTGACCATCAACACCGACACCTGCGTGCTGAACAGCGACAAACAGATCATTCCAGGCGCCTTCGCGGCGGGTGAAGTGGTCGGCGGCATCCACGGTGGGAACCGTATCGGCGGTAACGCCGTGGCAGATATCATTATTTTTGGTACCCTTGCCGGACACCAGGCGGCGATGCGCGCAAAACAGTAG
- the mtfA gene encoding DgsA anti-repressor MtfA — translation MIKWPWKSNETAPNTTFPWEEALAIPVLASLDPDEQTRLVQLADRFLQQKRLVPLQGFELDALKSARIALLFCLPVLELGFEWLDGFHEVLIYPAPFVVDDEWEDDIGLVHNQRVVQSGQSWQQGPIILNWLDIQDSFDASGFNLIIHEVAHKLDTRNGDRASGVPFIPLREVAGWEHDLHAAMNNIQDEIDLVGESAASIDAYAATDPAECFAVLSEYFFSAPELFAPRFPALWQRFCHFYQQDPLQRLRENAGPDGQSPTQVH, via the coding sequence ATGATTAAGTGGCCCTGGAAATCGAACGAAACCGCACCGAACACGACTTTTCCGTGGGAAGAGGCGCTGGCTATTCCGGTACTCGCCAGTCTCGACCCCGATGAGCAAACCCGACTGGTTCAGTTAGCCGATCGTTTTTTACAGCAAAAACGCCTCGTCCCGCTTCAGGGTTTTGAGCTGGATGCGCTAAAAAGCGCGCGTATCGCCCTCCTCTTCTGTCTGCCTGTGCTTGAGCTGGGCTTTGAGTGGCTCGACGGCTTCCATGAAGTGCTGATCTATCCCGCGCCTTTCGTGGTCGATGACGAGTGGGAAGATGATATTGGGCTGGTGCACAATCAGCGCGTCGTCCAGTCCGGGCAGAGCTGGCAGCAGGGCCCGATTATCCTCAACTGGCTGGACATCCAGGACTCTTTCGACGCCTCCGGTTTTAACCTGATTATTCATGAAGTGGCCCATAAGCTCGATACCCGCAACGGCGATCGCGCCAGCGGCGTGCCCTTTATTCCTCTGCGGGAAGTGGCGGGCTGGGAGCATGATCTGCATGCAGCGATGAATAACATCCAGGATGAGATCGATCTTGTCGGTGAAAGCGCGGCCAGCATTGATGCTTACGCCGCGACCGATCCGGCGGAGTGCTTTGCCGTGTTGTCGGAATATTTCTTCAGCGCGCCCGAACTGTTTGCCCCACGCTTCCCCGCGCTGTGGCAGCGTTTTTGCCATTTTTACCAGCAGGACCCGCTGCAGCGCCTGCGTGAAAATGCAGGCCCTGACGGACAATCCCCCACTCAAGTACACTAA
- a CDS encoding RluA family pseudouridine synthase yields MSPIIDTFVAPPCHDQIEIVSQDEHLVLINKPAGLLSLSGKNPQNLDSVHHRLVKIFPGCTLVHRLDFGTSGLMVVARNKAINAALCQQFSERTVTKVYSALLCGHLDNDEGVIDAAIAKDPALFPLMSICSVSGKPARSRYRVVDRFYRELLPLTRVELTPETGRTHQLRIHCQQLGHPILGCDLYGGLLLPGTEQTPRLMLHASELDFVHPVSGEGVCARHTPPF; encoded by the coding sequence ATGTCACCCATTATCGATACCTTTGTTGCCCCACCGTGCCATGACCAGATTGAAATTGTCTCTCAGGACGAACATCTGGTGCTGATCAACAAGCCCGCCGGGCTGCTGAGCCTCTCGGGGAAAAACCCGCAGAATCTCGATTCGGTGCATCACCGGCTGGTGAAGATCTTCCCCGGCTGCACGCTGGTTCACCGTCTGGATTTCGGTACGTCTGGTTTGATGGTGGTGGCCCGCAACAAAGCGATCAACGCCGCACTGTGCCAGCAGTTCAGCGAACGCACGGTGACGAAGGTGTACAGCGCCCTGCTCTGCGGGCATCTGGATAATGATGAAGGGGTGATAGACGCGGCGATAGCCAAAGATCCGGCCCTGTTCCCGCTGATGTCGATATGTTCTGTTAGCGGCAAACCCGCCCGCTCTCGCTACCGGGTGGTTGATCGTTTTTACCGTGAGTTACTGCCGTTGACGCGGGTAGAGCTAACCCCGGAGACCGGGCGGACCCACCAGCTGCGCATTCACTGCCAGCAGCTGGGCCACCCTATTCTGGGCTGCGATCTGTATGGCGGCCTTCTGCTCCCGGGTACAGAACAGACGCCGCGGCTGATGCTGCATGCCAGCGAGCTGGATTTCGTGCATCCCGTCAGCGGGGAGGGGGTCTGCGCCCGCCATACTCCACCGTTCTAA
- a CDS encoding DUF2058 domain-containing protein, which translates to MTKLTLQEQMLKAGLVSSKKVAKVQRTAKKSRVQAREAREAVEENKKAQMERDKQLSEQQKQATLAKEFKAQVKQLIEMNRIDVSRGNIDFNFTDNNLIKKIAVDKQTQAQLINGRLAIARLVVDSSGKSEYAIIPASVADKIAQRDADSIVLNSALSQEEQDEDDPYADFKIPDDLMW; encoded by the coding sequence ATGACAAAACTTACCTTACAAGAGCAGATGCTCAAAGCCGGACTCGTCTCCAGCAAAAAAGTGGCCAAGGTTCAGCGAACCGCCAAAAAATCCCGCGTTCAGGCCCGTGAGGCCAGAGAAGCCGTGGAAGAGAATAAAAAAGCGCAGATGGAGCGTGACAAACAGCTGAGCGAGCAGCAGAAACAGGCGACGCTGGCGAAAGAGTTTAAAGCGCAGGTGAAGCAGCTGATTGAGATGAACCGCATCGATGTTTCAAGAGGCAACATCGACTTCAACTTCACCGACAATAATCTGATCAAAAAAATCGCCGTCGATAAGCAGACGCAGGCGCAGCTGATCAACGGTCGTCTGGCAATTGCCCGCCTGGTGGTGGACAGCAGCGGCAAGAGCGAATATGCGATTATCCCTGCCAGCGTGGCCGATAAAATCGCCCAGCGCGATGCGGACAGTATCGTCCTGAACAGTGCGTTGAGTCAGGAAGAGCAGGACGAAGACGATCCGTATGCAGATTTCAAAATCCCTGACGATCTGATGTGGTAA
- a CDS encoding anion permease: MNDKTAVTPPVASKPKDGNNKRLLMMALPIIVAVLLLFVPVPEGLPPYAWHYFAIFVGVIVGLIFEPLPGAVIGLTGVVAIALCSQWVLFSPEQLADPKFKLAGASFKWAVSGFGNSTVWLIFGAFMFAAGYDKTRFGRRLALILVKYLGRRSLTLGYAITFADLLLAPFTPSNTARSGGTIYPIIANLPPLYGSKPNDPSSRKIGSYLMWVAITAACITSSMFLSALAPNLLALALVKSIVGINISWGTWFIAFLPVGVLLILVMPLLAYWFYPPEVKVNDEVPLWACRELEKLGKLSRNEILLLVFVCCALMMWIFAAAWIEPALAALLIVGLMLWTGVLEWNDITGNKAAWNTFVWFATLVALADGLSSTGFIAWLGKEGGLLMSGISPGVATIVLLLAFYLLHYLFASTTAHTTALLPAMLTIAATIPGINMEVFVLLMVTSLGIMGIITPYGTGPSPIYYGSGYLPTKDYWRLGTIFGAIFLAALLLIGYPWMSMMF; the protein is encoded by the coding sequence ATGAATGATAAAACTGCTGTAACGCCCCCAGTGGCGAGCAAGCCAAAAGACGGAAACAACAAACGTCTGCTGATGATGGCGCTGCCCATTATCGTTGCCGTCCTGCTCCTGTTTGTGCCGGTGCCTGAAGGGTTACCGCCGTATGCCTGGCACTATTTCGCGATCTTTGTCGGCGTGATCGTCGGTTTGATCTTCGAACCGCTGCCGGGTGCCGTCATTGGCCTGACCGGCGTCGTCGCCATCGCCCTGTGCAGCCAGTGGGTGCTGTTCAGCCCGGAACAGCTGGCTGACCCGAAATTCAAGCTGGCCGGTGCCTCCTTTAAATGGGCGGTGAGCGGCTTCGGTAACTCCACCGTGTGGCTGATTTTCGGCGCATTCATGTTCGCTGCGGGCTACGATAAAACCCGCTTTGGCCGCCGTCTGGCGCTGATTCTGGTGAAATATCTCGGCCGTCGCAGCCTGACGCTCGGTTACGCGATCACCTTCGCGGATCTGCTGCTGGCGCCGTTCACCCCATCCAACACGGCGCGCAGCGGCGGGACTATCTACCCGATCATCGCTAACCTGCCGCCGCTGTACGGTTCAAAACCAAACGACCCGAGCTCGCGCAAAATTGGCTCTTACCTGATGTGGGTGGCGATCACCGCGGCCTGTATTACCAGCTCCATGTTCCTCTCTGCGCTGGCCCCTAACCTGCTGGCCCTGGCGCTGGTGAAAAGCATCGTGGGTATCAACATCTCCTGGGGCACCTGGTTCATCGCCTTCCTGCCGGTGGGTGTACTGCTGATTCTGGTGATGCCGCTGCTGGCCTACTGGTTCTACCCGCCAGAAGTCAAAGTCAACGACGAAGTGCCGCTGTGGGCCTGTCGTGAGCTGGAGAAACTGGGCAAACTGTCGCGTAACGAAATCCTGCTGCTGGTCTTCGTCTGCTGTGCGCTGATGATGTGGATTTTCGCCGCCGCGTGGATTGAACCGGCCCTGGCTGCCCTGCTGATTGTTGGCCTGATGCTGTGGACCGGCGTGCTGGAGTGGAACGACATCACCGGCAACAAAGCCGCGTGGAACACCTTTGTCTGGTTCGCTACCTTAGTCGCCCTTGCGGACGGCCTCTCCTCCACCGGCTTCATCGCCTGGCTGGGTAAAGAAGGCGGCCTGCTGATGAGCGGTATCTCGCCGGGTGTGGCGACTATCGTCCTGCTGCTGGCGTTCTACCTGCTGCATTACCTGTTTGCCAGCACCACCGCGCACACCACCGCGCTGCTGCCAGCGATGCTGACCATCGCCGCTACCATCCCAGGTATCAACATGGAAGTGTTCGTCCTGCTGATGGTGACCTCACTGGGTATCATGGGGATCATCACCCCGTACGGCACCGGCCCAAGCCCGATTTACTACGGCAGCGGCTACCTGCCGACCAAAGATTACTGGCGTCTCGGGACTATCTTTGGCGCCATCTTCCTGGCGGCCCTGCTGCTGATTGGTTATCCGTGGATGTCCATGATGTTCTGA
- the nac gene encoding nitrogen assimilation transcriptional regulator NAC encodes MNLRRLKYFVKIVDIGSLTQAAEVLHIAQPALSQQVATLEGELDQQLLIRTKRGVTPTEAGKILYTHARTILRQCEQAQLAVCNVGHTLSGQVSIGLAPGTAASSITMPLLQAVRAELPEVLVYLHENSGSVLNDKLLNGQLDMAVLYDRSPIAGITSQPLLKEDLYLVGTRDCPGQSIDLTAVAEMNLFLPRDYSAVRLRVDEAFSLRRLTAKIIGEIDSISTLTAAIASGMGVTVLPESAARSLCSAANGWMARITTPSMSLPLSLNMSARGSLSPQAQAVKEILMSLVSRPSLENRELQLVS; translated from the coding sequence ATGAACTTAAGACGACTGAAATACTTCGTAAAAATCGTCGATATCGGTAGCCTGACCCAGGCCGCGGAAGTGTTGCATATCGCGCAGCCTGCGCTGAGCCAGCAGGTGGCCACTCTGGAAGGTGAACTGGACCAGCAGCTGTTGATCCGCACCAAGCGCGGCGTCACGCCAACCGAAGCCGGTAAGATCCTCTATACCCATGCGCGCACGATTCTGCGCCAGTGTGAACAGGCGCAGCTGGCCGTGTGCAACGTCGGCCACACCCTGAGCGGGCAGGTGTCGATTGGCCTGGCGCCAGGCACTGCCGCCTCGTCCATTACCATGCCGCTGCTGCAGGCCGTTCGCGCCGAGCTGCCGGAAGTGCTGGTCTATCTGCATGAAAACAGTGGGTCGGTGCTGAACGATAAACTGCTTAACGGTCAGCTGGATATGGCCGTGCTCTACGATCGCTCGCCGATTGCAGGGATCACCAGCCAGCCGCTGCTGAAAGAAGATCTCTATCTGGTAGGGACGCGCGACTGTCCGGGTCAGAGCATCGATTTAACGGCGGTTGCCGAGATGAATCTGTTCCTGCCGCGCGACTACAGCGCCGTGCGTCTGCGCGTCGACGAAGCCTTCTCCCTGCGCCGACTGACGGCCAAAATCATCGGCGAGATCGACTCTATTTCCACCCTGACCGCCGCGATTGCCAGCGGAATGGGCGTCACGGTGCTGCCGGAATCTGCCGCGCGCTCCCTGTGCAGCGCCGCGAACGGCTGGATGGCGCGGATCACCACGCCGTCCATGAGCCTGCCGCTGTCCCTGAATATGTCCGCGCGCGGCTCCCTGTCACCGCAGGCACAGGCGGTGAAAGAGATCCTGATGTCGCTGGTCAGCCGTCCTTCGCTGGAGAATCGTGAACTGCAGCTCGTGAGCTGA